The proteins below come from a single Magallana gigas chromosome 10, xbMagGiga1.1, whole genome shotgun sequence genomic window:
- the LOC117683867 gene encoding peroxidasin, which translates to MAGKLFLSPLLYLAILVQIALGSEPWQEFMEDLRQDVNSILQEDVCFPQPKVVCDEENIDFHNVRQSVFANLHKQSSTSRESIRRWGVLREFSQQLCDMNTFSLATPESFPQSPYKDHFNHIVCNRKEGPNCDWARSARYRTADGVCNNLINSRWGASNTVQRRMSPPQYQDEHSMPRGWGRNPAMPTPRDISERLFSAAGGNETPNDDQNSLFLWSFGQFLDHDLTFTPTMDEDGRIPQCCADSHKNNISSGCFPLVRHVGGDEECMPFMRSAPAEEPVRPESCGKDFREQINELTSFIDLGNVYGNSYLVSKAMEAGVYGLMTTSNEGRSLPRGNPNDCKNGNETDSYCQLAGDRRANEVPTLGFMHTIFLRFHNLVAKKLKLLNPHWTSNKIYLETRRILGAITQHITYNDWLPRVIGHSNMLYYGLYSTTPGQETRYVYYDTADPSMLNEFTTAAFRFAHSAIPAQLTVNDIKYKIDDILLDTSLIVANDGKDLKSVAKMLMSTPSKRIDRDFEEAIRERLFKSDGRGLDLPALNIQRGRDHGLAPYTKYKHICQQPFVGLPDHDEDSRRILMDLYHGNINDIDLFAAGISERSVSDGIVGPLFGCIIASQFQLLKYGDRYWYENTRSHPNIRFSPEQILAIKSMTFGKILCEVFSEDYDPLTEIPQDIFQLNQDSSMNCADPSSGSRMNLESWREEGGVN; encoded by the exons ATGGCAG GTAAATTATTTCTTTCACCACTACTTTACCTGGCAATCCTAGTACAAATCGCACTAGGGTCGGAACCATGGCAAGAATTTATGGAAGATTTGAGACAGGATGTCAACAGCATACTTCAGGAAGATGTTTGTTTCCCTCAGCCAAAAG TGGTGTGTGACGAAGAGAACATCGACTTTCACAACGTCCGCCAATCCGTGTTCGCCAACCTCCACAAACAGTCGTCCACGTCAAGGGAGTCCATCCGGCGATGGGGCGTCCTACGGGAGTTCTCACAGCAGCTCTGTGACAt GAACACGTTCAGCCTGGCCACGCCTGAGAGCTTCCCCCAGTCGCCTTACAAGGACCACTTCAACCACATCGTCTGCAACAGAAAAGAGGGCCCAAACTGTGACTGGGCGAGGTCGGCACGGTACCGTACGGCCGACGGGGTCTGTAATAACCTGATCAACTCACGATGGGGGGCCTCCAACACCGTCCAAAGAAGGATGTCCCCGCCCCAGTATCAAGACG AGCACTCGATGCCCCGAGGATGGGGACGGAACCCCGCTATGCCTACCCCACGAGATATCAGTGAGCGCCTGTTTTCTGCCGCCGGGGGAAACGAGACGCCGAACGACGATCAGAACTCGCTCTTTTTGTGGAGCTTCGGTCAATTCCTGGACCACGACCTAACTTTCACCCCGACTATGG ATGAAGATGGTAGAATCCCACAATGCTGCGCTGATTCACATAAAAATAACATCAG TTCAGGATGTTTCCCGCTGGTTCGTCACGTGGGTGGGGATGAGGAATGTATGCCCTTCATGAGATCCGCCCCCGCAGAAGAACCGGTCCGTCCAGAGTCCTGCG GGAAAGATTTCAGGGAGCAGATTAACGAGCTGACGTCATTCATAGACCTTGGCAACGTGTATGGCAACAGTTACCTTGTATCCAAGGCGATGGAGGCCGGGGTATATG GACTGATGACGACTTCAAACGAAGGCAGGTCACTGCCTAGGGGCAATCCTAATGACTGTAAAAACGGGAATGAGACAGACTCGTATTGTCAGCTAGCAG GCGACAGAAGAGCCAATGAGGTACCCACACTAGGATTCATGCACACTATCTTTCTTCGGTTCCATAACTTGGTGGCAAAAAAACTCAAACTTCTGAATCCACACTGGACGTCCAACAAGATCTACCTGGAAACGAGGCGAATACTAGGGGCGATAACCCAACATATCACGTACAACGACTGGCTCCCAAGAGTTATCGGACATTCTAATATGTTGTATTATGGACTATATTCCACTACTCCTGGTCAAGAGACCCGCTATGTGTATTATGACACGGCTGACCCCAGCATGCTAAACGAGTTCACCACAGCAGCATTCCGTTTTGCACATTCGGCG ATTCCTGCCCAGTTGACGGTGAACGACATCAAGTATAAGATAGATGACATCTTGTTGGACACCAGCCTTATTGTGGCGAACGACGGCAAGGATCTGAAATCTGTGGCGAAGATGCTCATGTCAACGCCTTCTAAACGTATAGACAG AGATTTTGAAGAGGCAATTCGAGAAAGACTTTTTAAAAGCGATGGGAGAGGCCTAGATTTGCCCGCACTTAACATTCAAAGAGGCAGAGACCATGGCTTGGCCCCTTACACCAAATACAAACACATCTGCCAGCAACCATTTGTGGGCCTCCCAGACCATGATGAAGATTCCAGAAGGATACTGATGGATCTCTACCATGG CAACATCAATGACATCGACCTGTTTGCCGCCGGAATATCCGAAAGGAGCGTCTCGGACGGGATCGTAGGGCCACTGTTCGGCTGTATCATCGCCAGTCAGTTCCAGCTGTTGAAGTACGGGGACAGGTACTGGTACGAAAACACCCGATCTCATCCGAATATCAGGTTTTCTCCAG AGCAAATCCTGGCAATAAAATCCATGACCTTCGGTAAGATACTGTGTGAGGTGTTCTCAGAAGATTATGACCCTTTGACTGAAATTCCACAGGATATCTTCCAACTGAATCAGGA CTCGTCAATGAACTGCGCCGATCCAAGCTCGGGATCCAGAATGAACCTAGAGTCGTGGAGAGAAGAGGGCGGTGTAaattga